The Schaalia dentiphila ATCC 17982 sequence TGACGACAGGCTCGTCGTTCTCGCTGGACAGGACGATCTGCTTGATGTTCAGGATGATCTCAGCGACATCTTCCTTCACGCCTTCGATCGTGCGGAACTCGTGGGGGACGCCATCAATACGGATGGACGTCACCGCTGCACCCGGGATCGAGGACAGGAGGGTACGACGCAGGGAGTTACCCAGCGTGTAGCCGAACCCAGGCTCGAGGGGCTCCAGGGTGAAACGGGAGCGCAGGTCGCTGACCTTTTCTTCGGTCAGGATGGGTCGCTCTGCAATGAGCACGTCTATTCCTTTCTGGCCGGTGCCCGCTATATGACACCGGATATGGGAACCTGCTGAAGCAGGCTAAGGGAGTAAGAACCCGAAGGTTCAGACGTGGGGAGGGCAATGCCCTCCCGTCCACAAGTCAGCCGCGGCGGCGCTTCGGCGGGCGGGTGCCGTTGAAGGCCTGAGGCGTGACGTCCTGGATCGAACCGATCTCGAGGCCGGCGGCCTGGAGGGAACGGATCGCGGTCTCACGGCCGGAGCCGGGACCCTTCACGAAAACGTCAACCTTCTTCATACCGTGCTCCTGGGCGCGACGAGCCGCAGCCTCGGCCGCGAGCTGCGCGGCGAAGGGGGTGGACTTACGCGAACCCTTGAAGCCAACCTGGCCGGAGGACGCCCAGGCGACAACCGCGCCCGTGGGGTCCGTGAGGGAAACGATGGTGTTGTTGAACGTCGACTTGATGTAGGCGTGGCCGTTGGTGACGTTCTTCGAAATCTTGCGACGCGGCTTGCGGGCACCGCCCGAGCGCGAGGTCTTTGCTGCTGCCATTTCTGGTTCAGTTCCTTCTTGTCGCGGAAAGCTATCCCGAGGGAATTCGCTCTCCTAGGCCTTACTTGGCCTTCTTCTTGCCTGCAACGGTGCGCTTGGGGCCCTTGCGGGTACGCGCGTTGGTCTTGGTACGCTGACCGTGGACCGGCAGGCCACGACGGTGGCGAAGGCCCTGGTACGAACCGATTTCGATCTTGCGACGAATGTCGGCCTGAACCTCACGGCGGAGGTCACCCTCAACCTTGAAGTTTGCCTCAATGTAGTCACGAAGCTTGACGAGTTCCTCTTCCGTCGCGTCCTTCACGCGAGTGTCCGGGCTGACGCCGGTGGCGGCGAGGGTCTCTGCCGCGCGGGTGCGGCCGACTCCGTAGATGTATGTGAGCGCGATCTCGAGCCGCTTCTCGCGGGGGAGGTCGACGCCGGCAATACGTGCCATGGTGATGTTGCTCCAGTTGTTCATCGGAGGTCGTCATCGCTCAATCCGGGCGAGCAGCCCGGCCTCGGCCTCCGAACCGAGGGTCACCCACGAGTGGGCGCTTAGAGTGATGCTGTGGGGCTTTGTGCCCCGCGGGTCGCAGCGGGTCTCAGCCCTGGCGCTGCTTGTGCCTGGGGTTGTCGCAGATGACCATGACGTTGCCGTGGCGACGAATCACCTTGCACTTGTCACAGATCTTCTTGACACTCGGCTTGACCTTCATGGTTGTTACCTCCACTGCCCGCTGGGCAGTTTGTGTCGGGTCACTTGTAGCGGTAGACGATACGGCCTCGGGAGAGGTCGTAGGGGCTCAGCTCGACGACAACTCGATCCTCGGGCAGGATGCGGATGTAGTGCTGACGCATCTTTCCCGCAATGTGGCCGAGAACCACGTGGCCATTCTTCAGTTCCACACGGAACATCGCGTTAGGCAGGGCCTCAACGACCGTGCCTTCCATCTCAATGACGCCGTCTTTCTTCGCCATATCCTCCGTTTATCCTCTACATGTCTCGGATAGGTTGCGGCGGATGCCGCTAGGCATAGTGCACCAACGAATGCCGGATGCAGATACGCCCAAGGAACTACTCTACGGCATTCACGCCCATCGGTGGTAGTCAGGGCCCCTGTCGGTTCGCTCACGTTTAATGCGTCACATTTCAGCGAAACGCCGCCACAGTCTGTCTCATATCGACGAGGCCGGGGTTCGCCACGCGCCACCAGTGCGGAGAGCGCCGGCGGGGCCGCAGGGCCTGGCCGGGCTTCGAGCCGACGCGCCGAGCGAAGCTCGCGGCGCGGACGGCGAGCGGGCGGGCGGGCCGACGGCGCTCGGAAAACCGGTGGCGCAGCCAGCAGAAACACCTGTGATCAGGCCGCGACCTCGTCGACGAACGAGTCGGGCCCGGCACCTCCGTGAGGTACCGGGCCCGCAGCCATCCGTCGTGTCAGTCGAGCGACACCGGAGTAACACCGTAGGGCGCCAGGCCGGCCACTCCCCCGTCGCGCGCCGTCAGAACGGAGACACCGTCCTCGGTGATCGCGATCGAGTGCTCCCAGTGGGCGGCGTCGCGACCGTCGACCGTGCGCACCGTCCACTCGTCGTCGTCCGTCTGCGAGGCAATGTTGCCACGCGTCAGCATCGGCTCAACCGCCAGGACCATGCCCGGCTTGAGCCGAGCCTGAATGCCGCGAACGTTGTAGTTGAGAACATCCGGAGGCATGTGCATCTTCGTACCGATGCCATGGCCAACGAACTCCTCGATAATGCCAGCTTCCCAGCCATTGATCAGAGCGTTCTCTGCAACAACGGTCTCGACCGCATTGCCGACCGCGCTAATACGCTTGCCGGTCGCGAGCCCCGTGAGGGCAGCCCACAGGGACTCACGCGTCACGGCATCCAGCTGGCGACGCTCACGAAGCAGGTTCTCGTCCACTCCGGCGATAGCGCCGGTAGCCCGCTCCCCCGCCGCGAAGTCAGCGTCCGACACGAAAGCTTCACCTACGATGACGCTGAAGGCAGCGTCTCCGTGCCACTGACGGCCGCCGCGCTCCACGTACGCACCGCAGTCGAAAGACACGATGTCTCCGGGAGCCAGCTCATAGTCGCCCGGGATGCCGTGAACGATCACATCGTTGACCGAGATACACACCGTCGCCGGATAGCCGTAGTAGCCCTTAAAGTTAGAGGTCGCTCCCTCGTCGGCGATCGCCTGGGCGCTGACCTCGTCCAGCACACGCGTCGTAATGCCGGGGCGGATAGCGCCGCGCAGGGCCTCGTGGATGGACGCGACGACCAGACCGGCCTCGCGCATCCAACGAAGCTCCTGCGCGGACTTCAGTTCAATGCGAGGCATCGCTCAGTTCTTTGCCACCGAGTCAAGGATCGCGAAGATGCGAGCCGTAACCTCGTCAATCGTGCCACTGCCATCGACAACCTCCAGGAGGTCCTGGTCGACGTAGTAGGTGGCGACGGGCAGCGTCTGCTGGTGGTAGACCTCCAGTCGGTGACGGATGACGGGCTCAGTGTCATCCGTGCGGTGCTGCTCCTGAGCGCGCTTGAGCATGCGCGCCACGACCTCGTCCTCGTCCACCTGGATCTCCAGGACAACGTCAATGGACTTGCCCAGATCGAGGAGCATGTCGCGCAGGACGTGCGCCTGCTCCACGGTACGCGGGTAGCCGTCAAGGAGGAAACCGTCGGCAGCGTCGGGGGCTGCGAGGCGCGCCTTTACCATGGCGTTCGTGACCGAGTCAGGAACGAACTCGCCACGGTCCATGTAGGCCTGCGCTTGCTTGCCGATCTCCGTACCTTCCGCCATGTTGGCGCGGAAGATGTCGCCCGTCGAAATAGCCGGAATACCGAGGCGCTCAGCGATACGCGAGGCCTGGGTGCCCTTGCCAGCTCCGGGAGGGCCGAGGAGGATGACGACTGTCATTTCAGGAATCCTTCATAGTGATGCTGCTGCAGCTGCGTGTTGATTTCCTTCACCGTCTGCAGACCAACGCCAATGATGATGAGCAGCGTGGTGCCACCGAAGGGCATCTGCGAGCTCGACAGCTGCAGCGGAATGATCGCGAGAGACGGCAGAAGGGCAATGATCACCAGGTAGAGGGCACCAGCAGAGGTGATTCGGTTAATCACGTAACGCAGGTACTCGGCCGTGGGACGACCCGCACGGTAACCGGGGATAAAGCCTCCATACTTCTTCATGTTGTCCGCAACCTCGTCCGGGTTGAACGTAATAGCGGTGTAGAAGAAGGTGAAGAACAGAGTCATCAGGGCGTAGATCGTCAGGTAGAACGAGCTGCCCTGCGTGAAGTGCGCAGAAATCCACTGAACCCACTTGTCGTTCGGGCTGCCGAACTGCGCCGCCATCGGAGGCAAGGCGAGGATCGAGGAGGCGAAGATGACGGGAATAACGCCCGACATGTTGATCTTCAGCGGAATGTAGGTGGTGGTGCCGCCGTACTGGCGACGCCCAATCATGCGCTTGGCGTACTGGACCGGGATGCGGCGCTGGGCCTGCTCAACGTAGACGACGGCAATCGCGACGAGGAGAAGCAGGGCGACGATAGCGGCGACCGAACCCCACTTGCCGGCCTGGCCGATAGACAGGAGCTGCTCGGGCAGACGGGCCGCGATAGACGTGAAGATCAGCAGCGACATGCCGTTACCGATGCCCCGCTCCGTGATGAGCTCGCCCAGCCACATGATCACGCCGGTACCGGCCATCATGACGATGATCATCATGATGAAGGTCATGACCGAACGGTCCTTGATGATGTCGTGGTTGCACGACTGGAAGAGCTGACCGCTGCGGGCCAGCGAGATCGTCGTGGTCGCCTGCAGGATGCCCAGGAAGATCGTGAGGTAACGCGTGTACTGCGTCAGCTTCGCCTGGCCCGTCTGACCTTCCTTATGGAGGTCATCGAAGCGAGGAATAACTACCCTCAGCAGCTGAATGATGATCGACGCGGTGATGTAGGGCATGATACCCAGGGCGAAGATCGACAGCTGCAGAAGTGCTCCACCCGAGAACAGGTTGACGAGGTCGAGCAGCGACGCCTCCGACTCTTGCGCCATACAGCGCTGCACGGCCTGCGAGTCAACACCGGGCGTCGGAATGAACGAACCCAGCCGGAACGCGGCCATGATGAAAAGGGTAAAGAGCAGCTTCCGACGCAGGTCGGGGGTACGGAACGCCTGGGCGAATGCACCGAGCAAGGCTTCCTCCTACGGGTGATGGGCATGCGGGGCAGAGCCCCTAGACTGATCCAGCTTACCCGACACGGGTAGTGGTTGGCGATATCCAATCATTAAAAAAGCGCATTGCCGCGTATTTAACGAGACGCGACGCGCGAAATCCCCATCTCATGGGGTGAGTTGCTTTCGCGGGTGAGGCGCCACTTGACAGCTCCTCACCCGCGAAAAGACAGACACGTAACGGGGGTGGCCCCTCACGGGACCACCCCCGTTCAGCGTCAGCGGGCCGAGATGGACCCGCCGGCAGCCGTGATCTTCGCCTCGGCGGAGGACGACCAGGAGTCGACCTCAACCTCGAGCTTGACGCTCAGTTCGCCGGTACCGAGCACCTTGACGGGCGCGGAGTCGCGAACGGCGTGCTTGGCGATGAGATCCTCAACCGTGACCTTGCCACCCTCGGGGAAGAGCTCCCCGAGCTTGCCTACGTTCACGACCTGGTACTCAACGCGGAAGGGGTTCTTGAAGCCGCGAAGCTTCGGCAGACGCATGTGAATCGGCATCTGACCACCCTCGAAGCCGGCAGCAACCTGGTAACGGGCCTTGGTGCCCTTGGTACCACGGCCAGCGGTCTTACCCTTCGAACCTTCACCGCGACCCACGCGGGTCTTCGCGGTCTTGGCTCCCGGGGCAGGACGCAGGTGGTGCAGCTTAACGATCTGCGTCTTGTTCGTGGAGTCCGCCATTGTCAGTCGACCTCCTCAGCGGTCACCAGGTGACGCACGGTGCGAACGGCGCCCAGAACGACGTCCGTCTGCTCACGCACGACACTCTGGCCGATCTTGCGCAGCCCGAGGGTGCGCAGCGTGTCCTTCATGTTCTGCTTCGCGTGAGCAGAGGACTTGACCAGCGTGATCTTGATGTTCTTCGCCATCACTTAGCCTCCCCTGCAGCGGCCTTGTCGGCCTCGGCGGCCTCGGCAGCCGCGCGCTTCTCGGCCTCGCCCTCTGCGCGAGCGCGCAGCATGGACGCGGGAGCAACGCGCTCGAGGGGCAGGCCGCGACGTGCGGCGACAGCCTCGGGCTGCTCGAGCTGCTTGAGTGCGTCAACCGTCGCGTGGACGATGTTGATCGCGTTGGACGAGCCCAGCGACTTGGTGAGCACGTCGTGGACGCCTGCGGCCTCCAGGACGGCGCGCACCGGGCCGCCGGCGATAACGCCGGTACCGGGGGCAGCCGGACGCAGGAGGACGACACCGGCGGTGTCGCGGCCCTGCACCACGTGCGTAATCGTGCGGCGGATCATCGGGACGCGGAAGAAGTTCTTCTTCGCCTCCTCGACGCCCTTGGAAATGGCCTGAGGAACTTCCTTGGCCTTTCCGTAGCCGACACCCACCGTGCCTTCGCCGTCACCCACGACAACCAGGGCGGTGAAGGAGAAACGACGTCCACCCTTCACAACCTTGGAGACGCGGTTGATCGTCACGACGCGCTCGATGTACTCGTTCTTGTTCTCGTTGTTCCGGCGGTTATCGCGATCGTTGCCGCGGCCGGAGCGGCGCTCACGGCGATCGTTGTTCTCGCCCGCGCCCGAACCGTTCCTGTCTCGCTGCTGTGCAGCCATCAGATGATCTCTCTTTCTTTCGGCTCGTTCACAGCTCGAGTCCGCCCTCACGGGCGGCCTCGGCAACGGCCGCAACGCGACCTGCGTACTTGTTACCACCGCGGTCGAAGACGACAGCGGAGATACCGGCAGCCTTCGCACGCTCGGCGATCAGTGCGCCGACCTTGCGAGCCTTGTCGGTCTTCGTGCCCTCGGAACCAGCGACCTCGGTCTCGATGTCGGAGGCCGACACCAAGGTGTGACCAACCGTATCGTCGATGACCTGAGCCACCATGTGGCGGTTCGAACGGGTGACGACCAGACGGGGACGCTCGGGCGTGCCGTTGATCTTCTTGCGGAGGCGGAGGTGACGGCGCTTGCGAGCGACGAACTTGCCCTTGCCCTTGATCGAGTAAGCCATCACTTACCAGCCTTTCCGACCTTGCGACGGATGGTCTCGCCCACGTAGTGGATGCCCTTGCCCTTGTAGGGCTCCGGCTTCTTCAGCTTGCGGATGCGAGCAGCGGTCTCACCGACGAGCTGCTTATCGATTCCGGAGACCGTGAACAGCGTCTGGGACTTCGGCGCAATTGTGAACTCGATGCCCTCGGGCGGGGTGATGGTGATCGTGTGGGAGAAGCCCAGGGAGAACTCGAGGTCCTTACCCTTGGCGACCACGCGGTAACCGGTACCCGTGATTTCGAGTTCCTTCTTGTAGCCCTCGGTCACGCCGACGATCATGTTGGCGATCAGGGTGCGCGACAGTCCGTGGAGCGAACGCGAGGTGCGCTCGTCGTTCGGACGCTCGACGATAACCTGACCGTCTTCGATCTTGGCGGTGATCGGCTCGGCAACAACGTGGGAGAGGGTGCCCTTGGGGCCCTTCACCGACACGTTCTGGCCGTCGATCGTGACGTCAACACCGGCGGGAATTGCGATGGGGTTCTTACCAATTCGCGACATTGTTCAGCCTCCTCATCACCAGATGTAGGCGAGGACTTCCCCACCCACACCCTTCTCGGCTGCCTGACGGTCCGTGAGCAGGCCGGAGGACGTGGACAGGATAGCCACGCCGAGGCCGCCGCGGACCTTGGGCAGGTTGGTGGACTTGGCGTACACGCGCAGACCAGGCTTGGACACGCGCTTGAGCCCCTGGATCGCGGCCTCGCGGTGCGCGCCGTACTTCAGGTTGATCGTCAGGGTCTTGCCCACGCGGGCATCCTCGACGGAGGTCGAGGCAATGTAGCCTTCCTCGACCAGGATGTTCGCAATCGCGTTCTTGAGCTTCGAGTACGGCATGGAAACCGTATCGTGGTGCGCACGAGTCGCGTTGCGCAGACGCGTCAGCATATCTGCAATCGGGTCTGTCATTGTCATGGGGGTTTATTCCCCTTCCTCGTCGCGGTTTCTCCGGTTACCCGGGACCTGCGACGTTCGTTTTACCAGCTGCTCTTGGTGACACCGGGGAGTTCGCCACGGTGGGCGAGCTCGCGCAGGCACACGCGGCACAGTCCGAACTTGCGGTACACCGAGTGCGGACGACCGCAACGGTTGCACCGGGTGTAGGCACGCACGCCGAACTTCGGCTTGCGGGCAGCCTTGACCTTCAGGGATGTCTTGGCCATGGGTCAGTCCTCCTTGAACGGGAAGCCGAGGTGACGGAGAAGGGCGCGACCCTCTTCGTCGGTGGTGGCCGAGGTGACAACCGTGATGTCCATGCCGCGCACTCGGTCGATCGAGTCCTGATCGATCTCGTGGAACATCGACTGTTCCGTGAGACCGAAGGTGTAGTTGCCGTGACCGTCGAACTGCTTAGGAGACAGTCCGCGGAAGTCACGGATACGGGGAAGCGCCGTCGAGAGGAGGCGATCCAGGAACTCCCACATGCGGTCGCCGCGAAGCGTGACGTGCGCACCGATCGCCTGGCCCTCACGCAGCTTGAACTGCGCGATGGACTTCTTGGCGCGGGTGGTCACGGGCTTCTGGCCGGTGATCGCGGTGAGGTCGCGGAGCGCGCCCTCGAGTGCCTTCGAGTCGCGAGCGGCCTCGCCGACACCCATGTTGACAACGATCTTCGTCAGTCCGCCGACCTGCATGACGTTCTCGTGCTTGAACTCAGCACGGAGCGCCTCGCGGATCTCGGAGACGTACTTTTCCTTCAGACGCGGGGCCATGCTCAGATCTCCTTGCCCTGCTCAACGCCGCGCTTCGCGCCACCACGAGCCACGCGGACTCGGACGGTGCGGGTGCGGCCGCCGCGCTCGACGGTGTCCTCGCGGAAACCGGCGCGAACGCGCTTCTTGGTCTCGGGGTCGACCAGTGCGACCTTGGACAGCGAGATGGGGGCCTCGATAGTCTCGATACCGCCGGCGCTGCCCTGCTGGCCCTGACGCACGTGGCGCGTCTTCAGGTTGATGCCCTCGACGAGGACCTTACCCTCAGCCGGGAACACCTGGATGACGCGGCCCTGCTTGCCCTTGTCGCCGGGGGTCAGGGGCTCAAGGCCCTCTTCCGCACGGCGGGCGTTGCGCTCAGCCAGCGCCTTCTCGTCGGACGTGCGTCCGCGAACGACCTCAACGAGGTCATTCTTACGAATCTTGGCTGCCATGGATCAGATCACCTCCGGAGCGAGGGAGACGATACGCATGAACTTCTTGTCACGCAGCTCGCGGCCCACGGGGCCGAAGATACGCGTGCCACGCGGCTCGCCATTGTTGTTGATGATGACGGCCGCATTCTCGTCGAAACGAATGTAGGAACCGTCGGGGCGGCGGGTTTCCTTACGCGTGCGAACGATCACTGCCTTGACGACTTCGCCCTTCTTGACGTTGCCGCCGGGAATGGCGTCCTTCACGGTGGCGACAATCGTGTCGCCGATACCCGCGTAGCGCCGACCCGAGCCACCGAGAACACGGATGGTCAGGATCTCCTTGGCCCCTGTGTTGTCGGCGACCTTCAGTCGCGACTCCTGCTGAATCATTTTCTATTGACTCCTGTCGTCGTGCCGGTTCTCTTCCGGATTGTACCGGTCGAGCCTTGCCGAACGGATTTCGGTCTGTGAGCGAAGGTCACTTCGCCTTTTCGAGGATCTCCACAACGCGCCAGCGCTTGGTGGCCGACAGCGGGCGGGTCTCCATGATGAGGACGAGATCGCCGACGCCGCACTCGTTGTGCTCGTCGTGAACCTTGACCTTCTTGTTCTTGCGCATGACCTTGCCGTAGAGGGCGTGCTTGACGCGGTCCTCGATCTGGACGACAACGGTCTTGTCCATCTTGTCGCTGACGACGTAGCCGCGACGGACCTTACGCTCGTTACGAGCGGTGGTTTCTGCCATCAGGCTCACTCCTCAGTGCTCGGGGCGGTGCGGTAGCCAAGCTCCCGCTCGCGCGCGATGGTGTAGATCCGGGCAATGTCGCGGCGCACGGTCTTCATGCGACCGTGATCCTCGAGGTTGCCAACGGCCTGCGCAAAACGCAGGTTGAACAGCTCAGCCTTAGCCTTCTCGAGCTCCTTGGACAGCTGGGAGTTGTCCATGGCGTCGAGCTGCTCGGTGGTCAGACCCTTATCTGCCATCAGATATCACCACCCTCTCGGACCACGAAGCGGGTCTTGATAGGAAGCTTGTGCTGGGCACGGCTGAGGGCCTCGCGAGCGAGCTCCTCGGGGACGCCTGCCAGCTCGAACATGACACGTCCGGGCTTGACGGGGGCAACCCACCATTCCGGAGCACCCTTACCGGAACCCATTCGGGTTTCGGCGGGCTTCTTCGTCAGGGGACGGTCCGGGAAGATGTTGATCCAGACCTTACCGCCACGCTTGATGTGACGCGTCACGGCAATACGTGCCGCCTCAATCTGACGGTTGGTGATGTACGCAGCCTCGAGAGCCTGGATTCCGTAGTCGCCGAACGCGAGTTCGGTGCCACCGGAGGCAAAGCCAGTGCGGTGAGGACGGTGCTGCTTGCGGTACTTAGTCCGACGGGGAATGAGCATTGGGCTCAGGCCTCCGATCCGGTCGTGGGCGCAGTGGCCTCGGAGGCCGAAGCCTCACGGGGAGCCTGCTGCGCAGCGGTCTCCTGGTTGGGGCGTCCACCGCGGCGGGGGCCACGGCGGCCATCGCGACGTCCGCCACGCTGGGCCTGCTCGGCCTGCTGGCGAGCGAACTCGCGCTCGGTGATGTCGCCCTTGTAGATCCACACCTTGACGCCGATGCGACCGAAGGTCGTACGGGCCTCGTGGAATCCGTAGTCGATGTTCGCGCGGAGGGTGTGCAGCGGCACGCGGCCCTCACGGTAGAACTCGGAGCGGGACATTTCAGCGCCACCCAGACGGCCGGACACCTGGACACGAATGCCCTTGGCGCCAGCGCGCTGCGCGGACTGGATGCCCTTACGCATCGCACGACGGAAGGACACGCGAGCAGCGAGCTGCTCGGCGATGCCCTGCGCAACGAGCTGTGCTTCGAGGTCGGGATTCTTGACCTCAAGGATGTTCAGCTGGACTTGCTTGCCCGTCAGCTTCTCGAGCTGAACGCGCAGGCGGTCGGCCTCTGCACCACGGCGACCGATGACGATGCCCGGGCGGGCGGTGTGCAGGTCGACGCGAACGCGGTCACGCGTGCGCTCGATGCTCACCTCGGCGATGCCGGCGCGCTCGAGGTTGTCGGTCAGGAACTTGCGGATCGCGACGTCTTCGGCCACGTAATCCGCGTAGCGCTGTCCCTTGGTGGTGGAGTCGGAGAACCAGCGAGACCGGTGGTCAGTGGTGATTCCCAGACGGAACCCGCGGGGGTTGACCTTCTGACCCATATCAGCGGTCTCCCTTCTTCTTGTCTTCCTTGGTCCCCACCACGATGGTGATGTGGGAGGTGCGCTTCAGGATACGACCGGCGCGCCCCTGTGCACGGGGACGAATGCGCTTCATGGTCGGACCCTCGTCCACGTATGCCTCCAGGACGAGCAGGTCGGCCTCGTTGAAGGTCTCTCCGGCGTTCTCAGCCTTGACCTTCGAGTTGGCGACGGCGCTCAGGAGCACCTTGCGGACATCGGTGGCGACGGCCTGCGGGGCGAACCGCAGAATGTCGGCGGCCTCCAGAACACGCTTGCCGCGAACCTCGTTCACAACACGGCGGGACTTCTGGGGCGTGACGCGGATGAATCGCGCCTGCGCCTTGGCTTCCATGTATCTGCCTCTTCTTCCGTGGGGCCGGCTCAGCGCCGACGTCCCTTACGATCGTCCTTGTCGTGGCTGCGGAAAGTACGCGTGGGAGCGAACTCGCCGAGCTTGTGGCCCACCATCGACTCGGTGACGAAAACGGGCACATGCTTACGGCCGTCGTGGACGGCAATGGTCAGACCCAGGAAGTCCGGGGTAATGACCGAGCGACGCGACCAGGTCTTGATGACGTTCTTAGAGCCGGATTCGTTCGCGGCGTCGACCTTCTTGAGCAGGTGGTCGTCGACGAACGGGCCCTTCTTCAAACTACGCGGCATTTCAATCGACTCCTACTCAGCGGTTCTTGCCGGTCTTGCGACGGCGGACGATCATGCGATCGGACGCCTTCTTCGGACGACGCGTACGGCCCTCGGGCTTGCCCCAAGGCGACACGGGGTGACGACCACCGGACGTGCGGCCTTCACCACCGCCGTGCGGGTGATCGACCGGGTTCATAACGACACCACGGACGTGCGGGCGCTTGCCCTTCCAGCGCATACGGCCGGCCTTGCCCCAGTTGATGTTCGACTGCTCGGCGTTGCCGACCTCGCCGATGGTGGCGCGGCAGGTGGCCTCGACGTTGCGGATCTCGCCGGAGGGCATACGCAGCTGGGCGAAGCGGCCTTCCTTAGCGACGAGCTGCACGGAGGTGCCAGCGGAGCGGGCGATCTTGGCGCCGCCACCCGGGTAGAGCTCAACGGCGTGCACAACGGTACCCAGGGGGATGTTGCGCAGCTGCAGCGAGTTGCCGGGCTTGATGTCAGCGCCAACGCCAGCCTCGATCTGGTCGCCCTGCTTGAGGCCGGTCGGAGCGAGGATGTAGCGCTTCTCGCCATCCGCGTAGTGCAGGAGGGCGATGCGAGCGGTGCGGTTGGGGTCGTACTCGATGTGAGCGACCGTTGCCGGGACGCCGTCCTTGTCGTGACGACGGAAGTCGATCACGCGGTACTGACGCTTGTGGCCGCCGCCGCGGTGGCGGGAGGTCACGCGGCCGTTGTTGTTACGGCCACCGGTCTTGTGCAGCGGGCGCAGCAGCGACTTCTCGGGGGTGTCGCGGGTGATCTCGACGAAGTCAGAGACGGACGAGAAGCGACGGCCCGGGGTCGTGGGCTTGTACTTGCGAATTCCCATTGTTCAAATGTCCCTTCGGTCCTCAGGCCTGATCGCCGAAGATGTCGATGGTGCCCTCACGCACGGTGACGATGGCACGCTTGACGTCCTTGCGCTTACCGATCCCGTTGCGGGTGCGGTAGGTCTTGCCCTTGCGGTTCTGGGTGGCGATGGAACCGATCTTGACGCCGAAGATACGCTCGAGGGCAATCTTGATCTCGGTCTTGTTCGCGCGGGGGTCAACCTCGAAGGTGTACTTGCCCAGGTCCATGAGGGCGAGCGACTTCTCGGTGGTGACCGGCTTCAGGATGATGTCGCGGGGGTTCTTACCCGCTTC is a genomic window containing:
- the rpsH gene encoding 30S ribosomal protein S8, yielding MTMTDPIADMLTRLRNATRAHHDTVSMPYSKLKNAIANILVEEGYIASTSVEDARVGKTLTINLKYGAHREAAIQGLKRVSKPGLRVYAKSTNLPKVRGGLGVAILSTSSGLLTDRQAAEKGVGGEVLAYIW
- a CDS encoding type Z 30S ribosomal protein S14, whose amino-acid sequence is MAKTSLKVKAARKPKFGVRAYTRCNRCGRPHSVYRKFGLCRVCLRELAHRGELPGVTKSSW
- the rplE gene encoding 50S ribosomal protein L5; translated protein: MAPRLKEKYVSEIREALRAEFKHENVMQVGGLTKIVVNMGVGEAARDSKALEGALRDLTAITGQKPVTTRAKKSIAQFKLREGQAIGAHVTLRGDRMWEFLDRLLSTALPRIRDFRGLSPKQFDGHGNYTFGLTEQSMFHEIDQDSIDRVRGMDITVVTSATTDEEGRALLRHLGFPFKED
- the rplX gene encoding 50S ribosomal protein L24 produces the protein MAAKIRKNDLVEVVRGRTSDEKALAERNARRAEEGLEPLTPGDKGKQGRVIQVFPAEGKVLVEGINLKTRHVRQGQQGSAGGIETIEAPISLSKVALVDPETKKRVRAGFREDTVERGGRTRTVRVRVARGGAKRGVEQGKEI
- the rplN gene encoding 50S ribosomal protein L14, which produces MIQQESRLKVADNTGAKEILTIRVLGGSGRRYAGIGDTIVATVKDAIPGGNVKKGEVVKAVIVRTRKETRRPDGSYIRFDENAAVIINNNGEPRGTRIFGPVGRELRDKKFMRIVSLAPEVI
- the rpsQ gene encoding 30S ribosomal protein S17 translates to MAETTARNERKVRRGYVVSDKMDKTVVVQIEDRVKHALYGKVMRKNKKVKVHDEHNECGVGDLVLIMETRPLSATKRWRVVEILEKAK
- the rpmC gene encoding 50S ribosomal protein L29 — its product is MADKGLTTEQLDAMDNSQLSKELEKAKAELFNLRFAQAVGNLEDHGRMKTVRRDIARIYTIARERELGYRTAPSTEE
- the rplP gene encoding 50S ribosomal protein L16, giving the protein MLIPRRTKYRKQHRPHRTGFASGGTELAFGDYGIQALEAAYITNRQIEAARIAVTRHIKRGGKVWINIFPDRPLTKKPAETRMGSGKGAPEWWVAPVKPGRVMFELAGVPEELAREALSRAQHKLPIKTRFVVREGGDI
- the rpsC gene encoding 30S ribosomal protein S3; its protein translation is MGQKVNPRGFRLGITTDHRSRWFSDSTTKGQRYADYVAEDVAIRKFLTDNLERAGIAEVSIERTRDRVRVDLHTARPGIVIGRRGAEADRLRVQLEKLTGKQVQLNILEVKNPDLEAQLVAQGIAEQLAARVSFRRAMRKGIQSAQRAGAKGIRVQVSGRLGGAEMSRSEFYREGRVPLHTLRANIDYGFHEARTTFGRIGVKVWIYKGDITEREFARQQAEQAQRGGRRDGRRGPRRGGRPNQETAAQQAPREASASEATAPTTGSEA
- the rplV gene encoding 50S ribosomal protein L22, which produces MEAKAQARFIRVTPQKSRRVVNEVRGKRVLEAADILRFAPQAVATDVRKVLLSAVANSKVKAENAGETFNEADLLVLEAYVDEGPTMKRIRPRAQGRAGRILKRTSHITIVVGTKEDKKKGDR
- the rpsS gene encoding 30S ribosomal protein S19, which gives rise to MPRSLKKGPFVDDHLLKKVDAANESGSKNVIKTWSRRSVITPDFLGLTIAVHDGRKHVPVFVTESMVGHKLGEFAPTRTFRSHDKDDRKGRRR
- the rplB gene encoding 50S ribosomal protein L2, with protein sequence MGIRKYKPTTPGRRFSSVSDFVEITRDTPEKSLLRPLHKTGGRNNNGRVTSRHRGGGHKRQYRVIDFRRHDKDGVPATVAHIEYDPNRTARIALLHYADGEKRYILAPTGLKQGDQIEAGVGADIKPGNSLQLRNIPLGTVVHAVELYPGGGAKIARSAGTSVQLVAKEGRFAQLRMPSGEIRNVEATCRATIGEVGNAEQSNINWGKAGRMRWKGKRPHVRGVVMNPVDHPHGGGEGRTSGGRHPVSPWGKPEGRTRRPKKASDRMIVRRRKTGKNR
- the rplW gene encoding 50S ribosomal protein L23, with protein sequence MSTIEAGKNPRDIILKPVTTEKSLALMDLGKYTFEVDPRANKTEIKIALERIFGVKIGSIATQNRKGKTYRTRNGIGKRKDVKRAIVTVREGTIDIFGDQA